One segment of Asaia bogorensis NBRC 16594 DNA contains the following:
- a CDS encoding sugar MFS transporter produces the protein MPSQVSTSKGVASSVAALALLSSVFFMWGFATVLNDILVPHLKAAFSLDYTASLLVQFCFYLGYLVISLPASRLVSALGYKNAVILGLVGMAASCLLFIPASAFFSYGFFLVALFLLAAAITLLQVAANPYVVVIGDEASASSRLTMVQAFNSLGTTLAPLFGGILIFGRSHESSTGGQLAETAGQHIQDAQMVQLPYGLIALVLLAMALVVWRFPLPSIDAGSRKMAAAGTQHSVWRHRNLFWGVPAIFLYMICEIGIGSTLVNFISQKQIGDMSHAQAAHYVAFFWGGAMVGRFVGAALMRRVSPHLMLGLASLAGAMLILVVVSSSGGLAMWALLLTGLCHSIMFPTIFSLGVAELGPQTEQGAGWLIMAIAGGAAAIFQGVLADHIGLSLSYLLPFACYLYLLFYASWGSVPRRHASVTRETIS, from the coding sequence ATGCCGTCTCAAGTCTCGACTTCAAAGGGCGTGGCGTCATCGGTCGCCGCTCTGGCCCTGTTATCGAGCGTCTTTTTCATGTGGGGCTTTGCGACTGTCCTCAACGACATTCTCGTTCCCCACCTGAAGGCTGCTTTCTCGCTCGACTACACTGCCTCCCTTCTGGTGCAGTTCTGCTTCTATCTTGGCTATCTGGTCATATCCCTACCTGCCTCGCGTCTTGTTTCGGCCCTGGGCTACAAGAACGCGGTCATTCTCGGGCTTGTCGGCATGGCAGCGTCCTGCCTGCTTTTCATCCCTGCGAGCGCGTTTTTCTCCTACGGGTTTTTTCTGGTCGCGCTGTTTCTGCTGGCTGCGGCCATCACGCTGCTTCAGGTTGCAGCCAATCCGTATGTGGTGGTGATTGGTGACGAGGCTTCGGCATCGAGCCGCCTGACAATGGTTCAGGCGTTCAATTCGCTCGGCACGACGCTTGCGCCGCTGTTTGGCGGCATCCTGATCTTCGGGCGCAGCCATGAGAGCTCGACAGGCGGCCAGCTTGCCGAGACGGCGGGGCAACACATCCAGGATGCCCAGATGGTGCAATTGCCGTACGGGCTGATCGCACTCGTACTGCTGGCCATGGCGCTGGTTGTCTGGCGGTTCCCATTGCCGTCCATCGATGCGGGCAGCCGCAAGATGGCAGCCGCCGGGACGCAGCACAGTGTGTGGCGTCATCGCAATCTGTTCTGGGGCGTGCCCGCCATATTCCTCTACATGATCTGCGAGATTGGCATTGGCAGCACACTGGTGAATTTCATCTCACAAAAACAGATTGGCGATATGAGCCATGCTCAGGCAGCGCATTACGTGGCCTTTTTCTGGGGTGGGGCCATGGTGGGGCGCTTTGTCGGTGCGGCGCTCATGCGGCGTGTCAGCCCGCATCTGATGCTGGGTCTCGCCAGCCTTGCCGGGGCTATGCTCATTCTGGTGGTTGTCTCGTCGAGTGGCGGGCTGGCCATGTGGGCCTTGCTCCTGACCGGGCTGTGCCACTCCATCATGTTCCCCACGATCTTCTCGCTCGGTGTCGCGGAACTCGGCCCACAAACAGAGCAGGGGGCGGGGTGGCTCATCATGGCGATCGCCGGTGGGGCAGCGGCGATATTCCAGGGCGTGCTGGCAGACCATATCGGCCTCTCGCTGTCTTATCTCCTGCCCTTCGCCTGTTACCTCTATCTTCTTTTCTATGCCAGCTGGGGTTCCGTGCCGCGCCGCCATGCATCGGTAACCCGGGAGACGATATCATGA
- the gltB gene encoding glutamate synthase large subunit has product MTEKSFIQSYQDNVRALEGLYDPTMERDACGVGLVAALDGKRRRDVVLAGIAALKALWHRGAVDADGKTGDGAGIHVEIPQDFFAEAIHSAGDDHIEGRIAVGMIFLPKTDLAAQEAGRAIIESEILDFGYGIYGWRQVPIDTACIGEKANATRPEIEQIMVRNRLNRSEADFERDLYVIRRRIEKAAAAAQVDLYVCSLSCRSLIYKGMFLAENLTDFYPDLLDERFVSRFAIYHQRYSTNTFPTWKLAQPFRRLAHNGEINTLSGNVNWMRSHETRLANAELDPYMSDLKPVVQAAGSDTAMFDNVFELLTHAGRDAPMAKTLMVPASAGGNAAMTDKHRALFSYCNAVMEPWDGPAAICATDGRWVVAGLDRAGLRPLRYTITQDDLLIVGSEAGMVRVQDANTRMKGRLGPGETLGLDLQEAKLYAPQELLDLLAERQDFTAWTKHIRNISSVVRGDVAEPVLFSADQLRRRQLAMSLTHEEMETILHPMVETSAEAIGSMGDDTPLQVLSSTYRGLAHYFRQGFSQVTNPPIDSLREMNVMSLVTRLGNLGNILDQSPEQCDLLQLPSPVLTTGEFEALRNFCGKDGATVDCTFRAADGEAGLRDAIARIRHEAEDYVRGGCTHLFLSDEGQNEERVAIPMILATAAVHIHLVRQSLRTFTSLNVRSSDVMDVHGMAVTVGVGATTVNPYLAQECIADRLQRGLFGDLTLREAVERYRKALDKGLLKIMSKSGISIVSAYRGGYNFEAIGLSRALVAEFFPGMPSRISGIGLPGLARNALKAHETAYAGGVDALPIGGLYKLRRKGEVHAFSGQLIHMLQTAVSTDSFSLFKRYADAVRRQPPTALRDLLDFRRVREPIPVEDVESITSIRRRLVAPGISLGALSPEAHETLAIAMNRIGAKSDSGEGGEDASRFTPRENGDNASSKIKQVASGRFGVTAEYLNNCSEIEIKVAQGAKPGEGGQLPGFKVTELIGKLRHATPGVTLISPPPHHDIYSIEDLAQLIYDLKQINPEATVTVKLVARTGIGTIAAGVAKAKADAIMISGHCGGTGASPQSSIKYAGLPWEMGLTEANQVLTLNRLRHRVTLRTDGGLKTGRDVVMAAMLGAEEFGIGTAALVAMGCIMVRQCHSNTCPVGVCVQDEALRAKFEGTPEKVINLFSFIAEDVRNILAELGFKSVEEIIGRTDLLRQVSRGADYLDDLDLNSLLVQADPGPDARYCTREGRNEVPETLDAQVIADATPLFDHREKLHLHYTVQNTHRAIGTRVSSLITRKFGMKTLPEGHLTLRLRGSAGQSLGAFAVQGLKLDVVGDANDYVGKGLSGGTIVVRPSPTAPWRSEDNAIIGNTVLYGATAGSLFAAGQAGERFAVRNSGATAVVEGCGSNGCEYMTGGTVVILGHIGDNFGAGFTGGMAFVLDKEEMFERRVNPDTLLWARIEPGSVWEENLRSLVQRHADETGSAYAAELLHRWDRVLSQFWQVVPRDYARIIGYELPGKQEALSA; this is encoded by the coding sequence ATGACCGAGAAGAGCTTCATCCAGTCCTATCAGGACAATGTCCGCGCCCTCGAAGGCCTTTATGACCCGACCATGGAGCGTGATGCCTGCGGCGTCGGGCTTGTAGCGGCGCTGGACGGCAAGCGCCGTCGTGACGTGGTTCTGGCTGGTATCGCGGCGCTTAAGGCGCTCTGGCATCGCGGTGCGGTCGATGCCGATGGCAAGACCGGCGATGGTGCGGGCATCCATGTCGAGATCCCGCAGGATTTCTTTGCCGAGGCGATTCACAGCGCCGGTGACGACCATATCGAGGGTCGTATTGCCGTCGGCATGATCTTCCTGCCCAAGACCGATCTGGCCGCGCAGGAAGCGGGGCGCGCGATCATCGAAAGCGAGATCCTCGATTTCGGCTATGGCATCTATGGCTGGCGTCAGGTGCCGATCGACACGGCCTGTATCGGCGAAAAGGCCAATGCGACGCGTCCCGAGATCGAGCAGATCATGGTGCGTAACCGCCTGAACCGCTCGGAAGCTGATTTCGAGCGCGATCTTTACGTCATCCGTCGTCGCATCGAGAAGGCCGCGGCCGCTGCGCAGGTCGATCTCTATGTGTGTTCGCTGTCGTGTCGTTCGCTCATCTACAAGGGCATGTTCCTTGCCGAGAACCTGACGGATTTCTATCCCGATCTTCTCGATGAGCGTTTCGTCTCGCGCTTTGCGATCTATCATCAGCGCTACTCGACCAATACCTTCCCGACCTGGAAGCTGGCTCAGCCTTTCCGCCGTCTGGCGCATAACGGTGAGATCAACACGCTTTCCGGTAATGTGAACTGGATGCGCAGCCACGAGACGCGTCTCGCGAATGCCGAACTCGACCCCTACATGAGCGATCTCAAGCCGGTCGTTCAGGCGGCGGGCTCCGATACCGCCATGTTCGACAACGTGTTCGAGCTGCTCACCCATGCCGGGCGCGATGCCCCCATGGCCAAGACGCTGATGGTGCCTGCCAGTGCCGGTGGCAATGCTGCCATGACTGACAAGCATCGGGCGCTGTTCTCCTACTGCAATGCCGTAATGGAGCCGTGGGACGGCCCTGCCGCCATCTGTGCGACCGATGGGCGCTGGGTTGTTGCCGGTCTTGACCGCGCTGGTCTGCGCCCGCTGCGCTACACCATCACGCAGGACGATCTGCTGATCGTGGGTTCCGAAGCCGGTATGGTGCGTGTGCAGGACGCCAATACGCGCATGAAGGGGCGCCTCGGGCCGGGCGAGACGCTGGGTCTCGACCTGCAGGAAGCCAAGCTCTACGCGCCGCAGGAGCTGCTCGATCTTCTGGCCGAGCGTCAGGACTTCACCGCCTGGACGAAGCATATTCGCAATATCAGCTCCGTTGTGCGGGGCGATGTAGCCGAGCCGGTCCTGTTCAGCGCCGATCAGCTGCGCCGACGCCAACTGGCCATGAGCCTGACGCATGAGGAAATGGAGACCATTCTCCATCCCATGGTCGAGACATCGGCAGAAGCCATTGGTTCGATGGGTGACGACACACCGCTTCAGGTTCTGTCGAGCACCTATCGCGGGTTGGCCCATTACTTCCGTCAGGGCTTCAGCCAGGTTACAAACCCGCCCATCGATTCCCTGCGCGAAATGAACGTGATGAGCCTCGTCACGCGCCTTGGTAATCTGGGCAACATCCTCGACCAGTCGCCCGAGCAGTGCGACCTGCTGCAATTGCCAAGCCCTGTGCTCACCACGGGTGAGTTCGAGGCGCTGCGCAATTTCTGTGGCAAGGATGGCGCGACGGTCGACTGCACCTTCCGCGCTGCCGATGGCGAGGCCGGACTGCGCGACGCCATTGCACGCATCCGTCACGAAGCCGAGGATTATGTGCGCGGTGGCTGCACCCATCTCTTCCTCTCCGATGAGGGGCAGAACGAGGAGCGCGTCGCGATCCCGATGATCCTCGCAACCGCTGCCGTACATATCCACCTCGTGCGTCAGTCTCTGCGTACCTTCACCTCGCTCAATGTCCGTTCCTCCGATGTGATGGACGTGCATGGCATGGCGGTGACGGTGGGTGTTGGGGCAACCACGGTGAACCCCTATCTGGCTCAGGAATGTATCGCCGACCGCTTGCAGCGCGGCCTGTTTGGCGATCTCACCCTGCGCGAGGCAGTGGAGCGTTATCGCAAGGCGCTCGACAAGGGTCTGCTCAAGATCATGTCGAAATCCGGCATTTCCATCGTTTCAGCCTATCGCGGTGGCTATAATTTCGAGGCCATTGGCCTGTCGCGCGCGCTTGTGGCCGAATTCTTCCCCGGTATGCCGTCGCGCATCTCGGGCATCGGTCTGCCCGGTCTGGCCCGCAATGCGCTCAAGGCGCATGAAACGGCCTATGCGGGCGGTGTGGACGCCCTGCCGATTGGCGGTTTGTACAAGCTGCGTCGCAAGGGCGAGGTTCACGCCTTCAGCGGCCAGCTCATCCACATGCTTCAGACGGCCGTCTCGACCGACAGCTTCTCGCTGTTCAAGCGTTATGCCGATGCCGTGCGTCGCCAGCCGCCGACGGCTCTGCGCGATCTGCTTGATTTCCGCCGGGTGCGCGAGCCGATCCCTGTGGAAGATGTCGAGAGCATCACCTCCATCCGTCGTCGTCTCGTGGCTCCGGGCATCTCGCTCGGCGCACTGAGCCCGGAAGCGCATGAGACGCTCGCAATCGCCATGAACCGCATCGGCGCAAAGTCTGATTCTGGTGAGGGTGGTGAGGATGCTTCGCGCTTCACGCCGCGTGAGAACGGTGACAACGCCAGCTCGAAAATCAAGCAGGTGGCCTCGGGGCGCTTTGGTGTCACGGCGGAATATCTGAATAATTGCAGCGAGATCGAGATCAAGGTCGCTCAGGGTGCCAAGCCGGGTGAGGGCGGGCAGCTGCCTGGCTTCAAGGTGACGGAACTCATTGGCAAGCTGCGCCATGCCACGCCTGGCGTGACCCTCATTTCGCCGCCGCCGCATCATGACATCTATTCCATCGAGGATCTGGCTCAGCTCATCTATGACCTGAAGCAGATCAACCCGGAGGCGACTGTCACGGTCAAGCTCGTGGCCCGTACCGGCATTGGCACCATTGCCGCTGGCGTGGCCAAGGCGAAGGCGGATGCGATCATGATCTCGGGCCATTGCGGTGGCACGGGCGCGAGCCCGCAATCCTCTATCAAATATGCGGGTCTCCCCTGGGAAATGGGGCTGACCGAAGCCAATCAGGTGCTAACACTCAACCGTCTGCGCCATCGCGTGACACTGCGTACCGATGGCGGTCTCAAGACAGGTCGTGACGTGGTGATGGCGGCCATGCTGGGCGCCGAGGAATTCGGCATCGGGACAGCGGCGCTTGTTGCCATGGGCTGCATCATGGTGCGCCAGTGCCATTCCAATACCTGTCCGGTGGGCGTGTGCGTTCAGGACGAGGCGCTGCGCGCCAAGTTCGAGGGCACACCCGAGAAGGTGATCAACCTCTTCTCCTTCATTGCCGAGGACGTACGCAACATTCTGGCCGAGCTTGGCTTCAAGAGCGTCGAGGAAATCATCGGCCGTACCGATCTGCTGCGTCAGGTCTCGCGCGGCGCGGATTATCTGGACGATCTGGATCTGAACTCGCTGCTGGTTCAGGCCGATCCGGGGCCGGATGCACGTTATTGCACCCGTGAAGGGCGCAATGAGGTGCCGGAGACGCTCGACGCGCAGGTCATCGCCGATGCAACGCCGCTGTTCGATCATCGCGAGAAGCTGCATCTGCACTACACGGTGCAGAACACGCATCGCGCCATCGGCACGCGCGTCTCGTCGCTGATTACCCGCAAATTCGGCATGAAGACCCTGCCTGAAGGGCATCTGACCCTGCGCCTGCGTGGCTCGGCCGGTCAGTCTCTGGGTGCTTTCGCAGTCCAGGGCCTCAAACTCGATGTCGTGGGCGATGCGAACGACTACGTTGGCAAGGGCCTGTCGGGTGGCACCATTGTCGTTCGTCCGTCCCCCACCGCACCGTGGCGGTCGGAAGACAACGCGATCATTGGCAATACCGTGCTTTACGGTGCCACCGCCGGGTCGCTTTTCGCAGCCGGGCAGGCAGGCGAGCGCTTCGCTGTGCGTAACTCGGGTGCAACAGCCGTGGTCGAGGGCTGTGGTTCGAATGGCTGTGAGTACATGACTGGCGGTACGGTCGTGATCCTCGGCCATATCGGCGATAATTTCGGTGCCGGCTTTACGGGCGGCATGGCCTTCGTTCTCGACAAGGAAGAGATGTTCGAGCGCCGCGTGAACCCGGATACGCTTCTCTGGGCGCGTATCGAGCCCGGCAGCGTATGGGAAGAGAACCTCCGTTCGCTCGTGCAGCGCCATGCCGATGAAACCGGCAGCGCCTATGCAGCCGAGCTTCTGCATCGTTGGGATCGTGTATTGTCGCAGTTCTGGCAGGTGGTTCCGCGCGATTATGCCCGCATCATCGGCTACGAACTGCCGGGCAAGCAGGAAGCGCTTTCCGCCTGA
- a CDS encoding NAD(P)-dependent oxidoreductase produces the protein MAERMLQFVSLPQEMPEKRDAAERREDFGEIYRAFAVDHAERQASRCSQCGVPFCSVHCPLGNNIPDWLKLTAENRLEEAYRLSSATNTFPEICGRICPQDRLCEGNCVIQKDFEAVTIGAVEKFITETAFEQGWVKPRLPSRERSQSIGVVGAGPAGLAAAEWLRALGYQVHVYDRHDRVGGLMVYGIPSFKLEKHVLARRHELLEAQGIVFHLSTPIGEGEGGLSFEALREKHDAVFLGTGVYRSREVAVPGSGLGGVVQALDFLTASNRRGYHETPGDDAVLHARGKHVVVIGGGDTAMDCVRTSIRQGAEKVTCLYRRDRANMPGSVQEVKNAEEEGVNFAWLAAPEAFLGDGTISGVRAHKMRLSLPDASGRQSVEAVPESSFVIEADLVIKALGFDPEDLPGDWKAPELAVTKWGTLKVTPGRFETSVPGVFAGGDIVRGASLVVWAIRDGREAAAEMHQFLSGTESMTSDHAAQAVAAE, from the coding sequence GTGGCCGAACGTATGCTGCAATTTGTGTCATTGCCGCAGGAGATGCCTGAGAAGCGTGACGCTGCCGAACGCCGTGAGGATTTCGGCGAAATCTATCGCGCTTTTGCAGTCGATCATGCCGAGCGTCAGGCCAGCCGTTGCTCGCAATGCGGTGTACCTTTCTGTTCGGTCCATTGCCCCCTGGGCAACAACATTCCCGACTGGCTGAAGCTGACGGCCGAGAACCGTCTGGAAGAAGCCTATCGTCTCTCCTCGGCGACGAATACCTTCCCAGAAATCTGCGGGCGCATCTGCCCGCAGGATCGTCTGTGCGAGGGCAACTGCGTCATTCAGAAGGATTTCGAGGCGGTCACGATCGGTGCCGTCGAGAAGTTCATTACTGAAACGGCTTTCGAACAGGGCTGGGTCAAACCGCGCCTGCCGTCTCGCGAGCGTTCGCAGAGCATCGGCGTGGTTGGCGCCGGTCCGGCCGGGCTTGCTGCGGCAGAATGGCTGCGTGCCCTTGGCTATCAGGTTCATGTCTATGACCGTCATGATCGCGTCGGCGGGCTGATGGTCTATGGCATTCCGAGCTTCAAGCTGGAAAAGCACGTGCTGGCCCGTCGTCATGAGTTGCTCGAGGCACAGGGCATCGTCTTCCATCTCTCCACTCCCATTGGAGAAGGTGAGGGCGGCCTTTCCTTCGAGGCGCTTCGTGAGAAGCACGATGCGGTCTTTTTGGGAACGGGCGTCTATCGTTCACGTGAGGTTGCCGTGCCGGGCAGCGGACTGGGCGGTGTGGTTCAGGCGCTCGATTTCCTCACGGCGTCCAACCGTCGTGGTTATCATGAGACGCCGGGCGATGATGCCGTGCTGCACGCCAGGGGCAAGCATGTGGTTGTGATCGGCGGTGGCGATACGGCCATGGATTGCGTGCGCACCTCCATCCGTCAGGGTGCTGAAAAGGTGACCTGCCTGTACCGTCGTGACCGCGCCAATATGCCCGGTTCGGTGCAGGAAGTGAAAAACGCCGAGGAAGAAGGCGTGAACTTCGCCTGGCTTGCGGCTCCCGAGGCATTCCTTGGCGACGGTACCATCAGCGGCGTGCGCGCCCACAAGATGCGGCTGAGCCTGCCCGATGCTTCAGGTCGCCAGTCCGTCGAGGCTGTGCCGGAAAGCAGCTTCGTGATCGAGGCCGATCTGGTGATCAAGGCGCTTGGGTTCGACCCCGAGGATCTGCCGGGCGACTGGAAGGCGCCGGAGCTGGCCGTGACCAAATGGGGTACGCTCAAGGTCACACCGGGACGTTTCGAGACAAGCGTGCCGGGCGTTTTCGCAGGCGGCGATATCGTGCGCGGGGCCTCGCTTGTGGTCTGGGCCATTCGCGACGGACGCGAGGCCGCAGCCGAAATGCACCAATTCCTCTCTGGCACAGAGAGCATGACATCAGACCATGCCGCACAGGCAGTGGCGGCGGAGTAA
- a CDS encoding complex I NDUFA9 subunit family protein, translating to MENPVITLFGGNGFIGRSLVRQLVAKGHHVRVASRAPHRAGSLVAESPPGTVLPVYASVTDRASVRAALQGAGAAINLVSILTEKGGATFQRMNAEAPERVAEEARAAGVERFVQVSAIGAAPDSPSRYGRSKAEGERRVKAAFPEATILRPSVVFGPQDSFLRMFGLMAKILPVLPVYFPETRLQPVYVEDVAKAAVLALTKSGLGGRLFELGGPDRLTMAEIMAFAAQSVGRTPRLLTVPERVAQLQASVMEVLPGKLLTRDQLAMLSQDNIVSSGAETVETLGVVPRSVYDVAPEYLSQISVLRMVRK from the coding sequence ATGGAAAACCCGGTCATCACCTTATTCGGCGGCAATGGCTTCATCGGGCGCTCACTCGTGCGCCAGCTCGTCGCGAAGGGGCATCATGTCCGCGTGGCCTCACGTGCGCCGCACAGGGCAGGCTCTCTCGTCGCCGAATCACCGCCGGGAACGGTCTTGCCTGTTTATGCTTCGGTGACGGATCGTGCGTCGGTGCGTGCAGCCCTGCAGGGTGCCGGGGCGGCCATCAATCTGGTCTCGATTCTCACAGAGAAGGGCGGGGCGACTTTCCAGCGCATGAACGCCGAGGCTCCGGAACGCGTGGCTGAAGAGGCGCGCGCTGCTGGCGTGGAGCGATTCGTTCAGGTTTCGGCCATCGGTGCTGCGCCTGATTCGCCTTCACGTTACGGGCGTAGCAAGGCAGAGGGCGAGCGCAGGGTCAAAGCCGCCTTCCCCGAGGCGACAATCCTGCGCCCAAGTGTTGTGTTCGGTCCGCAGGACAGCTTTCTGCGTATGTTTGGCCTCATGGCAAAAATCCTGCCTGTCCTGCCTGTCTACTTTCCGGAGACGCGCCTTCAGCCCGTCTATGTCGAGGATGTCGCGAAGGCTGCCGTGCTCGCTCTGACCAAAAGCGGTCTGGGCGGAAGGCTGTTCGAGCTCGGCGGTCCCGATCGTCTCACCATGGCCGAGATCATGGCCTTCGCGGCGCAGTCCGTGGGGCGCACGCCCCGACTTCTCACAGTGCCAGAGCGTGTTGCCCAGTTACAGGCCAGTGTGATGGAGGTTCTGCCGGGTAAGCTGCTGACGCGGGATCAGCTCGCGATGCTTTCGCAGGACAATATCGTGTCATCCGGGGCTGAGACCGTCGAAACCCTCGGAGTCGTTCCCCGAAGTGTGTATGATGTGGCACCGGAATATCTAAGCCAAATCAGCGTGTTGAGAATGGTTCGCAAATAA
- a CDS encoding ribonuclease D, giving the protein MAAPSASIHLYDGDLPDDFDLGPVVAVDTEAMGLNPHRDRLCLVQLSAGDGEAHLVQIRPKSLGGRYEDCPNLKALMADESVTKLMHFARFDVALLQHALGIKVAPVICTKIAARLVRTFTDRHGLAHLCRELLGVDLAKQQQTSDWGSEVLSPEQLSYAASDVLHLHALWAKLEALLIREGRRELAQACYDFLPARGQLDILGYEEPDIFSHRA; this is encoded by the coding sequence ATGGCCGCACCGAGCGCTTCGATCCATCTTTACGATGGTGATCTCCCCGATGATTTCGATCTGGGTCCAGTCGTCGCCGTCGATACCGAAGCCATGGGCCTCAACCCGCATCGCGACCGTCTGTGCCTCGTGCAGCTTTCCGCCGGCGATGGCGAAGCCCATCTGGTGCAGATCCGTCCGAAATCGCTGGGCGGTCGCTACGAGGACTGCCCGAATCTCAAGGCACTCATGGCTGATGAAAGCGTGACAAAGCTCATGCATTTCGCCCGCTTCGACGTGGCACTGCTTCAGCACGCCCTTGGCATCAAGGTCGCGCCCGTCATCTGCACCAAGATTGCAGCCCGCCTGGTGCGCACCTTCACCGATCGTCATGGTCTGGCGCATCTGTGCCGCGAATTGCTGGGTGTCGATCTGGCCAAGCAGCAGCAGACGTCTGACTGGGGCTCGGAAGTTCTCTCCCCTGAGCAACTGAGCTATGCCGCTTCGGATGTGCTTCATCTGCATGCACTCTGGGCCAAGCTTGAGGCCCTGCTCATCCGTGAAGGCCGGCGTGAGCTCGCCCAGGCCTGCTACGATTTCCTGCCAGCCCGTGGGCAGCTTGATATCCTGGGCTATGAAGAGCCCGATATCTTCTCCCATCGCGCCTGA
- a CDS encoding KpsF/GutQ family sugar-phosphate isomerase, which produces MTELSRSSSALITDSEHARNAAIESAQATLAAEAAGLTALQSALALPEAMGNHFSEAVACIAATKGRVVVSGIGKSGHIGRKIQATLASTGTSSIFVHPAEAAHGDLGMIEARDVLVLLSQSGETAELAALLEHAARHAITIIGMTSSPNSTLARSSSIVLCLPRSKEACPMGLAPTTSAVMQLALGDALAVALLERRGFTADDFGAFHPGGSLGALLRPVRRLMHEGEAMPLGTADMPLSGVIIEMTRKAFGCMGIVDPSGVLIGLVSDGDLRPALTRDLDRTTAGDIMNRAPITTHGDMLAQEAIHLMTARRKAINSLFVLDEAQRPVGIIHLHDLLRTGVA; this is translated from the coding sequence ATGACCGAGCTTTCACGTTCCAGCTCCGCTTTGATTACCGATTCCGAGCACGCCCGCAACGCGGCAATCGAGAGCGCCCAGGCCACCCTTGCCGCCGAGGCCGCCGGACTGACCGCGCTGCAATCCGCGCTCGCCTTGCCAGAGGCGATGGGGAACCATTTCAGCGAGGCCGTTGCCTGTATCGCCGCCACGAAAGGGCGCGTCGTGGTTTCCGGCATCGGCAAATCGGGCCATATCGGCAGAAAAATCCAGGCGACACTGGCCTCTACCGGCACATCCTCCATTTTCGTCCATCCTGCTGAAGCCGCCCACGGCGATCTGGGCATGATCGAAGCGCGCGACGTGCTGGTGCTTCTCTCTCAATCCGGTGAGACGGCCGAACTGGCCGCATTGCTCGAACATGCCGCGCGCCATGCGATCACCATCATCGGCATGACATCCTCGCCCAACTCAACGCTGGCCCGGTCCAGCAGCATTGTGCTTTGTCTGCCACGCAGCAAGGAAGCCTGCCCAATGGGGCTCGCCCCCACGACCAGCGCGGTGATGCAGCTTGCCCTCGGTGACGCCCTCGCCGTTGCCCTGCTGGAACGACGCGGGTTCACCGCTGATGATTTCGGCGCCTTTCATCCGGGCGGCTCCCTTGGCGCGTTGCTCCGCCCGGTGCGCCGGCTGATGCATGAGGGCGAGGCCATGCCACTTGGCACGGCTGACATGCCCCTATCGGGCGTCATCATTGAAATGACACGCAAGGCATTCGGGTGTATGGGCATCGTCGACCCCAGCGGCGTTCTCATCGGCCTCGTAAGCGATGGCGATCTACGTCCGGCCCTGACCCGCGACCTCGACAGGACAACGGCGGGTGACATCATGAACCGCGCGCCAATCACCACCCATGGCGATATGCTCGCCCAGGAGGCCATTCATCTGATGACCGCGAGGCGCAAGGCCATCAATAGTCTGTTCGTGCTTGATGAGGCACAGCGACCGGTCGGTATCATCCATCTGCACGACCTGCTTCGCACAGGCGTCGCATGA
- the lptC gene encoding LPS export ABC transporter periplasmic protein LptC, whose translation MTGTQENKDRKPPQREDFARDAAKLAALREAMREQGQSRQRNIPTSSDLASRRRLLDTAKWALPLTAAVLLGSIAVWPEIARWLSANRAVMQEMAQMRVESGNLEGAIYRGLDAHNRPYMITARIAHQNGPDRVDLVDPVADTHMAGGGWAEIKADKGVYMQHEQTLNLTDHVVLYRDDGTLLNGLTADIDLHRSVIASNDWVHAEGPFGILDAQGYFIDQHANLLQFVGPQRVIRNDDRQDAMPSLTSPARTSSSQKAP comes from the coding sequence ATGACCGGGACGCAGGAGAACAAGGACCGCAAGCCGCCGCAACGCGAAGATTTTGCGCGTGACGCGGCAAAGCTTGCCGCCCTGCGCGAGGCCATGCGTGAACAGGGGCAGTCCCGCCAGCGCAATATCCCGACATCGTCGGACCTTGCCTCGCGCCGTCGCCTGCTCGACACGGCAAAATGGGCGCTTCCGCTCACGGCCGCTGTTCTTCTCGGCTCGATCGCTGTCTGGCCGGAAATCGCGCGCTGGCTCAGCGCCAACCGCGCCGTCATGCAGGAGATGGCGCAGATGCGGGTCGAGAGCGGTAATCTCGAAGGGGCTATCTATCGCGGCCTGGATGCCCATAACCGTCCCTATATGATCACGGCACGCATCGCCCATCAGAACGGTCCCGATCGTGTCGATCTGGTCGACCCGGTAGCCGATACGCATATGGCGGGCGGCGGCTGGGCCGAAATCAAGGCGGACAAGGGCGTTTACATGCAGCACGAGCAAACGCTCAATCTGACCGACCATGTCGTGCTGTACAGGGACGACGGCACGCTGCTGAACGGTCTGACCGCCGATATCGACCTTCATCGCAGCGTGATCGCGTCGAATGACTGGGTTCATGCAGAGGGGCCATTTGGCATACTCGACGCCCAGGGCTATTTTATCGACCAGCACGCCAACCTTCTGCAGTTCGTGGGGCCGCAGCGTGTCATACGCAATGATGACCGTCAGGATGCCATGCCCTCCCTCACCTCACCTGCCCGCACCTCCTCCTCGCAGAAGGCCCCATGA